One Paenarthrobacter aurescens TC1 DNA window includes the following coding sequences:
- a CDS encoding acetyltransferase, GNAT family protein (identified by match to protein family HMM PF00583), translated as MGWHAGLVTAESGAAPALLTAAVERGTLTLRRARKGDLPRILALLADDQLGATRENADDPAPYERAFDAIDGDPAHLLVVGELDGDVVATFQLSYIPGLSRKGSWRAQIEAVRVSELLRGQGVGALVIGWAVEQARERGCSLVQLTTDKSRSAARRFYERLGFVASHEGMKLML; from the coding sequence ATGGGCTGGCATGCTGGGTTGGTGACTGCTGAATCCGGTGCCGCGCCCGCCCTGCTGACCGCCGCCGTCGAGCGTGGGACCTTAACCCTTCGTCGCGCCCGCAAGGGCGACCTCCCGCGCATCCTCGCGCTGCTCGCGGACGACCAATTGGGTGCCACCCGGGAGAATGCCGACGATCCAGCGCCCTACGAGCGGGCTTTTGACGCGATCGACGGCGACCCGGCGCACCTCTTGGTGGTGGGTGAACTCGACGGTGATGTTGTCGCGACGTTCCAGCTCAGCTATATCCCAGGCCTGTCGCGCAAAGGTTCCTGGCGTGCGCAGATCGAGGCGGTCCGGGTCTCCGAATTACTGCGGGGCCAGGGTGTCGGGGCGCTCGTGATCGGGTGGGCCGTTGAGCAGGCCCGGGAGCGTGGCTGCTCGCTGGTGCAGCTCACCACGGACAAGTCGCGCAGTGCTGCGCGTCGTTTTTACGAGCGCCTGGGTTTCGTTGCGAGTCATGAGGGCATGAAGCTCATGCTCTAG
- a CDS encoding putative transcriptional regulator, PadR family (identified by match to protein family HMM PF03551) has product MGKQMTEMLKGTLEGIVLALLTGKAAYGYEITTLLREQGFTEIAEGTVYALLVRIEQKGLVDVEKRPSEKGPPRKVYTLNTQGKKELNEFWNTWSFLSERLEQLRKEGK; this is encoded by the coding sequence ATGGGCAAGCAAATGACCGAGATGCTCAAAGGCACATTGGAGGGCATTGTCCTGGCCCTCCTGACCGGAAAGGCAGCGTATGGATACGAAATCACCACGCTGCTCCGGGAGCAAGGCTTCACCGAGATCGCTGAGGGCACCGTGTACGCGCTGCTGGTCAGGATCGAACAAAAAGGGCTGGTGGACGTCGAGAAGCGGCCGTCCGAAAAAGGGCCGCCCCGCAAGGTGTACACGCTCAACACGCAGGGCAAAAAAGAACTGAACGAATTCTGGAACACCTGGAGCTTCTTGTCCGAACGGCTCGAACAGCTCCGCAAGGAAGGAAAATAA
- a CDS encoding putative ABC transporter, ATP-binding protein (identified by match to protein family HMM PF00005): MTAAAIRVEGIEKSYKDLHVLRGVDFEVASGSIFALLGSNGAGKTTMVKILSTLLKADGGSAAVEGFDVATESLQVRQSISLTGQFAAVDEILTGKENLILVAKLRHLKNPGQIADQLLAQFSLTDAGSRKVATYSGGMRRRLDIAMSLIGNPKVIFLDEPTTGLDPEARLEVWQIVKKLATEGTTVLLTTQYLDEAEQLADRIAILHEGRIIASGTLAELKQLLPPAKIEYVEKQPSLEDIFLALVGTGNNESVKDRS, encoded by the coding sequence ATGACCGCTGCAGCAATCCGCGTAGAGGGCATCGAGAAGTCGTACAAAGACCTCCACGTACTCCGGGGTGTGGACTTTGAGGTGGCATCCGGCAGCATCTTCGCCCTCCTCGGCTCCAATGGCGCGGGCAAGACCACCATGGTGAAGATCCTGTCCACGCTACTCAAGGCGGACGGCGGGTCGGCCGCCGTCGAGGGTTTTGATGTAGCCACCGAGTCGCTCCAGGTGAGGCAGTCCATCAGCCTCACCGGACAGTTTGCCGCAGTGGACGAAATCCTCACCGGCAAGGAGAACCTGATCCTGGTGGCGAAGCTGCGCCACCTCAAGAATCCCGGCCAGATCGCGGACCAGTTGCTGGCACAGTTCAGCCTCACCGATGCTGGTTCCCGCAAGGTGGCGACCTACTCCGGGGGCATGCGCCGCCGGCTGGACATCGCCATGAGCCTGATCGGCAATCCGAAGGTGATCTTCCTGGACGAGCCCACCACGGGTCTGGACCCCGAAGCCCGCCTTGAAGTGTGGCAAATCGTCAAGAAGCTCGCCACTGAAGGGACCACGGTTCTCCTCACCACCCAGTACCTCGACGAGGCCGAGCAGCTCGCGGACCGCATCGCCATTCTTCATGAGGGCCGCATCATCGCCAGCGGCACGCTTGCAGAGCTCAAGCAACTGCTGCCGCCGGCCAAGATCGAATACGTCGAGAAACAGCCGAGCCTGGAGGACATCTTCCTGGCCCTGGTTGGCACAGGTAACAACGAGTCAGTAAAGGACAGGTCATGA
- a CDS encoding putative ABC transporter, efflux permease protein (identified by match to protein family HMM PF01061), which translates to MSTHFFADTSVLLGRSMRHIFRSVDTIITTAITPIALMLLFVYVFGGAIRTDTENYVNYLLPGIMLIAIASGIAYTAVRLFTDMQSGIFERFQSMPIARSSVLWAHVLTSLVANGLSLVIIVLVALLMGFRSSASVLDWLAVAGILALFTLALTWIAIIAGLSAKSVDGAGGFSYPLIFLPFISSAFVPTETMPGPVRWFAENQPVTSIVNTVQDLFAQRPVGSDIWVALAWCLGILIVSYAFATAAYKRQIA; encoded by the coding sequence ATGAGCACGCATTTCTTCGCAGACACCTCTGTTCTGCTGGGGCGGTCCATGCGGCACATTTTCCGCAGCGTGGACACCATCATCACCACAGCGATCACCCCGATCGCCCTCATGCTGCTGTTCGTCTACGTGTTCGGCGGCGCCATCAGGACCGATACCGAGAACTATGTGAATTACCTGCTCCCGGGCATCATGCTGATCGCCATCGCGTCCGGCATCGCGTACACGGCTGTCCGGTTGTTCACGGACATGCAGAGTGGCATCTTTGAGCGGTTCCAGTCCATGCCGATCGCACGATCCTCGGTTTTGTGGGCACACGTACTGACCTCCCTGGTGGCCAATGGACTCTCCTTGGTGATCATCGTGCTGGTTGCGCTCCTGATGGGATTCCGCAGCTCCGCCAGCGTGCTGGACTGGCTCGCCGTTGCGGGAATCCTGGCGCTGTTCACCCTGGCGCTCACCTGGATCGCCATCATCGCCGGCCTCTCCGCAAAATCCGTGGACGGCGCAGGCGGGTTCTCCTATCCGCTGATCTTCCTGCCGTTCATTAGCTCGGCCTTCGTCCCGACGGAAACCATGCCGGGGCCGGTGCGCTGGTTTGCTGAAAATCAGCCGGTCACGTCCATCGTCAATACCGTCCAGGACCTTTTTGCTCAACGTCCGGTGGGCAGCGACATCTGGGTAGCGCTGGCGTGGTGCTTGGGAATCCTCATCGTCTCCTACGCATTTGCGACTGCTGCGTACAAGCGCCAGATCGCGTAG
- a CDS encoding putative D-serine/D-alanine/glycine transporter (identified by match to protein family HMM PF00324): MWRILRRVLELMSDQTTQGKLHVSSRDSEPHLSRSLSNRHIQLLAIGGAIGTGLFMGSGKTISVAGPSVIFVYMIIGFMLFFVMRAMGQLLLSNLNYKSFSDFAGDLLGPWAGFFTGWTYWFCWVVTGVADVIAIAGYANELWPGIQLWIPGLATIIILLLLNLPTVKAFGETEFWFALIKIIAIVALIVVGLVMIFTGFQSNAGTASFTNLWNHGGFFPKEFMGFVAGFQIAVFAFVGIELVGTAAAETKNPEHNLPRAINAIPLRVMLFYVGALIILMSVTPWTEFKAGQSPFIAMFSLAGLGMAATVVNLVVLTSAMSSANSGIYSTSRMVYGLANDGDAPKLFGRLSSRKVPQNALFLSCVLLLAGVALLYAGKDVGVAFDMVTTVSAVCFMFVWSIILASYLVYRKRRPEQHAASPFKMPGGIPMVWVVFAFFAFLVWALTTQPDTLTALLVTPIWFAILGVAYAVVRRSPLHQARVAEWKAMAEGETAAAR; this comes from the coding sequence TTGTGGCGGATCCTTCGAAGGGTTCTTGAACTAATGTCCGACCAGACAACACAGGGGAAGCTCCACGTCTCCAGCAGGGACTCCGAGCCCCACCTGTCACGCTCGCTCAGCAACCGCCACATCCAGCTCCTGGCCATCGGCGGCGCCATTGGAACCGGCCTCTTCATGGGCTCGGGCAAAACCATCTCCGTCGCCGGCCCCTCCGTGATCTTCGTGTACATGATCATCGGCTTCATGCTCTTCTTCGTCATGCGCGCCATGGGCCAGCTGCTGCTCTCCAACCTGAACTACAAGTCCTTCAGCGACTTCGCTGGCGACCTCCTTGGCCCTTGGGCGGGCTTCTTCACCGGCTGGACCTACTGGTTCTGCTGGGTAGTCACCGGCGTGGCGGACGTCATCGCGATCGCGGGATACGCCAACGAACTTTGGCCGGGAATCCAGCTCTGGATCCCGGGCCTGGCCACCATCATCATCCTGCTCCTCCTGAACCTCCCCACGGTCAAAGCCTTCGGCGAAACCGAGTTCTGGTTCGCATTGATCAAGATCATCGCCATCGTGGCGCTGATCGTGGTGGGCCTGGTGATGATCTTCACCGGGTTCCAGTCCAATGCAGGAACCGCTAGCTTCACCAACCTCTGGAACCACGGCGGCTTCTTCCCCAAGGAATTCATGGGCTTCGTAGCCGGTTTCCAGATTGCCGTCTTCGCGTTCGTCGGCATCGAGCTGGTAGGAACCGCCGCTGCCGAAACCAAGAACCCGGAGCACAATCTTCCTCGCGCCATCAACGCAATCCCCCTGCGCGTCATGCTTTTCTACGTAGGCGCCCTGATCATCCTCATGTCCGTCACCCCGTGGACCGAGTTCAAGGCAGGCCAGAGCCCGTTCATTGCCATGTTCTCCCTGGCCGGCCTTGGAATGGCGGCTACGGTGGTCAACCTCGTAGTTCTCACCTCGGCCATGTCGTCTGCCAACTCAGGCATCTACTCGACGTCCCGCATGGTCTACGGCCTGGCCAACGACGGCGACGCACCCAAGCTCTTCGGCCGACTTTCCAGCCGCAAGGTACCCCAGAACGCACTGTTCCTTTCCTGCGTCCTGCTGCTGGCCGGCGTCGCTCTCCTGTACGCAGGCAAGGACGTTGGCGTGGCATTCGACATGGTGACCACCGTGTCCGCGGTCTGCTTCATGTTCGTCTGGTCCATCATCCTGGCCAGCTACCTCGTGTACCGCAAACGCCGGCCCGAACAGCACGCGGCGTCGCCGTTCAAGATGCCCGGTGGCATCCCGATGGTGTGGGTGGTATTTGCGTTCTTCGCGTTCCTCGTCTGGGCGCTGACCACACAGCCGGACACTCTCACCGCACTGCTGGTGACGCCCATCTGGTTCGCCATTCTTGGCGTCGCCTACGCGGTTGTCCGCAGGTCGCCTCTGCATCAGGCCCGCGTGGCGGAGTGGAAGGCGATGGCTGAAGGGGAAACCGCGGCAGCGCGCTAA
- a CDS encoding putative conserved repeat domain protein (identified by match to protein family HMM PF00746; match to protein family HMM TIGR01167; match to protein family HMM TIGR01451), whose product MFALPSWGRSGRRERSPDVSAGPLRKARKKTLAARNSALRLPAAMLAIGVTAGSLMLGVSPAMAAAGDFTITLSAPETVPLSQNYNYTATVDFSGVDSSNPATGVAMTTTLPEGTTFAGLPLGASSPVLNHSYDPATRVLSMTLDETTEDLVSVVYTVSQVDNEHKYEGFPLTTEMTGTGGPSGQVASGPVTSLVTGPHDYRAQKIATTITGSTHREVTYRFNVCSEESYMSFSAFAQKLSDVFPAGAEFASASTGVGQWDTSAWPAATWTNDERYDHTGYCLDRSGTGIWLTVRYPDHVAGWEDGQQPPVNTVTLETTDANGVVRAGTPASAQGPAFSPSGGVTAAIEKSSGGQTSAGMIARSTYVNASYLGPRNSPEADDLVVTDSGAAGSSSEGWYHHNDVTGINVAFSPVLSTENLPYTFEYQTDFSDAWQTFIPANPTTNTALSLTVQNTGSSGWESFNGNNTLDLPVGSILTGWRISVAPGGETVRVSSEVRVTVGSVPVFRDITAGVLAANSPAGIAPGPVNNTATLKAGDLTGEASDTFTPLDSVYLTTNVSAPSVLSVGDAGTIRAGIVNQNPSETYKDAAMSVVLPCGVQYDPTKTITPVTDLAVGVEPIPTIGNGVTVDSTSRVTDADGCELQVVTLTYDQISPMRDPKESSDRRVENTGWQYDIPVTILAKAYHPGSSSVQVESYAYTSDPRFVGVADGGKAEQTVAMTGYGAFFGEDIYNFDAARSSVAKATGRVSLNIAGGLLLDKLSSSSATGPWSLATTVDRNAYWQVYVSNVLPNPVTGTTFFDRLPAVATGDDFDVVLAGAVTGAPVGAKIEYSTDATDATSGSWSTDPVNATAFRMFVDALASGDDFTLVVPTKVTGDPSFGQKATNVLVAAGTYNGEPVQFATNQAAVNVTGAPGLGIVKKTNGKAYSSAPGAIVTNGSDVTWTYEVTNTGKTPLSNVAVSDEFLAGDGNAGTLVPTSSDTGALAPGETRVFTAHGTAVTGQYHNTATATATATDAEGTPLAQQPAPVTAESWYRTGEAGLSVVKVTNGEDVEAAPGPQLVPGSDVKWAYTVTNTGNVALKDVLVVDKDSAGKEVFSETVPSLAPGDSVELSAQGKAVEGQYKNTVRASAADPNGGPDLSASDDSFYFGVVTGLSVVKTTNGEDVEAAPGPQLVPGSDVKWAYTVTNTGNVALKDVLVVDKDSAGKEVFSETVPSLAPGDSVELSAQGKAVEGQYKNTVRASAADPNGGPDLSASDDSFYFGVVTGLSVVKTTNGEDVEAAPGPQLVPGSDVKWAYTVTNTGNVALKDVLVVDKDSAGKEVFSETVPSLAPGDSVELSAQGKAVEGQYKNTVRASAADPNGGPDLSASDDSFYFGAVPGLTVEKLVSTSQDGPWGETETISSGDTVFWKISVANTGNTVLTDVRFDDPALGDIEPVATLAPGETASRVIAQANVTTSYLNVVVVTATAPGGKAPSGSDSSEVNVQPVAADPPAATDPPTATDPPAATDPPAATDPPAATEKLPETGATGLVVALWGAVALLIAGGVAVIAGRRRKRA is encoded by the coding sequence ATGTTTGCATTACCGTCATGGGGCCGTTCCGGCCGTCGGGAAAGGAGTCCCGACGTGAGCGCGGGGCCCCTGCGCAAGGCCCGGAAAAAAACCCTTGCGGCAAGGAATTCTGCCCTGCGTTTGCCGGCAGCAATGCTTGCCATAGGAGTCACTGCGGGTTCACTCATGCTGGGCGTCTCCCCGGCCATGGCAGCCGCCGGTGATTTCACCATCACGCTCTCCGCCCCCGAAACGGTCCCGCTGAGCCAGAACTACAACTACACCGCCACCGTTGATTTCAGCGGCGTTGATTCGTCCAATCCGGCAACCGGCGTAGCCATGACCACAACACTTCCGGAAGGTACCACCTTCGCGGGTCTCCCCCTTGGTGCCTCTTCGCCAGTGCTGAACCATAGCTACGATCCCGCTACCCGGGTATTGAGCATGACCCTCGACGAAACCACCGAGGACCTGGTCAGCGTTGTGTACACGGTGTCGCAGGTGGACAACGAGCACAAATACGAGGGCTTTCCGCTGACCACGGAGATGACCGGTACCGGCGGCCCCAGCGGCCAAGTAGCATCCGGGCCGGTCACCTCACTAGTCACGGGTCCGCATGATTACCGGGCGCAAAAGATTGCCACCACTATTACTGGCTCCACGCATCGCGAGGTGACGTACAGGTTCAACGTGTGCTCGGAGGAAAGCTACATGAGTTTCTCCGCCTTTGCGCAGAAACTCTCGGACGTCTTCCCCGCGGGCGCAGAATTCGCCTCTGCCTCAACGGGCGTTGGTCAATGGGACACGAGTGCATGGCCCGCAGCCACCTGGACCAATGACGAACGCTATGACCATACCGGATACTGCCTGGACCGGAGCGGAACCGGCATCTGGCTTACCGTACGGTACCCGGACCATGTTGCCGGCTGGGAGGACGGTCAGCAGCCTCCCGTCAACACGGTGACGTTGGAGACCACGGACGCCAACGGTGTGGTTCGAGCCGGCACCCCCGCCTCTGCGCAGGGCCCTGCTTTCAGCCCCAGCGGTGGCGTAACAGCGGCTATTGAAAAATCGTCAGGAGGACAGACCTCGGCTGGCATGATAGCCAGAAGCACATACGTCAATGCCTCCTACCTTGGACCGCGGAACAGCCCGGAGGCCGACGACCTCGTTGTCACCGATAGCGGCGCAGCCGGTAGCAGTTCTGAGGGGTGGTATCACCACAACGATGTCACTGGAATCAACGTGGCCTTCAGCCCGGTGCTGTCCACGGAGAATCTCCCTTACACCTTTGAGTACCAGACTGATTTCTCAGATGCGTGGCAGACCTTCATTCCTGCAAATCCAACAACCAACACAGCATTGTCGTTGACCGTGCAGAACACCGGTTCAAGCGGCTGGGAATCTTTCAACGGTAACAACACGCTCGATCTGCCCGTCGGCTCCATTCTGACAGGGTGGCGAATCTCCGTTGCACCCGGCGGCGAAACAGTGCGGGTGAGCTCGGAGGTTCGGGTCACTGTAGGAAGTGTGCCGGTCTTCCGCGATATCACCGCTGGTGTGCTCGCGGCGAACAGCCCTGCGGGTATTGCGCCAGGACCAGTGAACAACACCGCCACGCTCAAGGCAGGCGACCTGACAGGAGAGGCGTCCGATACCTTTACCCCTCTGGATTCTGTGTACCTGACCACCAACGTCTCTGCTCCTTCGGTCCTGAGCGTGGGTGATGCAGGCACCATCAGGGCCGGCATCGTGAACCAAAACCCCTCGGAAACCTACAAGGATGCCGCGATGTCTGTGGTGCTTCCCTGCGGCGTTCAGTACGACCCCACCAAGACCATCACGCCGGTTACGGACCTTGCTGTGGGAGTGGAGCCCATCCCGACTATCGGCAACGGGGTGACGGTGGATTCCACCTCTCGGGTCACGGACGCAGACGGTTGTGAACTGCAGGTGGTTACCTTGACCTACGATCAGATCAGCCCGATGCGGGACCCCAAGGAATCTTCAGACCGCCGGGTTGAAAACACAGGATGGCAGTACGACATTCCGGTGACGATCCTTGCCAAGGCTTACCACCCCGGCTCCTCCTCCGTCCAAGTCGAGTCCTATGCCTACACATCAGACCCGCGTTTCGTCGGAGTTGCTGATGGCGGCAAGGCCGAGCAGACGGTGGCGATGACGGGCTACGGTGCCTTCTTCGGCGAAGACATCTACAACTTCGATGCTGCACGGTCGAGTGTCGCCAAGGCTACTGGCCGTGTGTCGCTTAACATCGCCGGTGGTTTGCTGCTCGATAAGTTGTCCAGTTCCTCGGCAACTGGTCCCTGGTCCTTGGCAACCACCGTTGACAGGAACGCATACTGGCAGGTTTACGTCAGCAACGTCCTGCCAAACCCGGTTACCGGTACCACCTTCTTTGACCGTTTGCCGGCAGTAGCAACAGGCGACGACTTCGACGTCGTGCTTGCAGGTGCAGTAACGGGCGCACCAGTTGGAGCGAAGATCGAATACTCCACCGACGCCACAGATGCCACCTCGGGTAGCTGGTCCACTGATCCGGTCAACGCCACTGCGTTCCGGATGTTCGTTGACGCCTTGGCTTCCGGCGATGACTTCACCTTGGTGGTTCCTACCAAGGTGACGGGCGATCCCAGCTTCGGACAGAAGGCCACCAACGTCCTCGTGGCAGCGGGAACCTACAACGGGGAACCAGTACAGTTCGCTACTAACCAGGCTGCTGTGAATGTTACTGGTGCTCCTGGCTTGGGAATCGTGAAGAAGACCAACGGAAAAGCCTACTCGTCAGCTCCCGGTGCAATCGTCACCAACGGTTCGGACGTGACATGGACCTACGAGGTAACCAACACGGGCAAGACGCCGCTCTCAAATGTGGCAGTTTCCGATGAATTCTTGGCAGGAGATGGCAACGCGGGCACGTTGGTTCCCACCTCGAGTGATACAGGCGCGCTGGCTCCCGGCGAGACCCGGGTCTTCACCGCTCATGGCACCGCCGTGACAGGTCAGTACCACAACACAGCTACCGCAACGGCCACGGCCACCGACGCAGAAGGAACCCCGCTGGCCCAGCAGCCCGCACCGGTTACCGCTGAGTCTTGGTACCGTACCGGCGAAGCCGGGTTGTCTGTTGTGAAGGTGACTAATGGTGAGGATGTTGAGGCTGCTCCGGGTCCGCAGTTGGTTCCTGGCAGTGATGTGAAGTGGGCGTACACGGTGACCAACACCGGGAACGTTGCGTTGAAGGATGTTCTGGTTGTTGATAAGGACAGTGCCGGCAAGGAGGTGTTCTCGGAGACGGTTCCTTCGTTGGCTCCGGGGGATTCTGTTGAGTTGTCGGCTCAGGGTAAGGCTGTTGAGGGTCAGTACAAGAACACTGTGCGGGCTTCGGCGGCTGATCCCAATGGTGGTCCTGACCTGAGTGCTTCGGATGATTCGTTCTACTTCGGTGTTGTTACCGGGTTGTCTGTTGTGAAGACGACTAATGGTGAGGATGTTGAGGCTGCTCCGGGTCCGCAGTTGGTTCCTGGCAGTGATGTGAAGTGGGCGTACACGGTGACCAACACCGGGAACGTTGCGTTGAAGGATGTTCTGGTTGTTGATAAGGACAGTGCCGGCAAGGAGGTGTTCTCGGAGACGGTTCCTTCGTTGGCTCCGGGGGATTCTGTTGAGTTGTCGGCTCAGGGTAAGGCTGTTGAGGGTCAGTACAAGAACACTGTGCGGGCTTCGGCGGCTGATCCCAATGGTGGTCCTGATCTGAGTGCTTCGGATGATTCGTTCTACTTCGGTGTTGTTACCGGGTTGTCTGTTGTGAAGACGACTAATGGTGAGGATGTTGAGGCTGCTCCGGGTCCGCAGTTGGTTCCTGGCAGTGATGTGAAGTGGGCGTACACGGTGACCAACACCGGGAACGTTGCGTTGAAGGATGTTCTGGTTGTTGATAAGGACAGTGCCGGCAAGGAGGTGTTCTCGGAGACGGTTCCTTCGTTGGCTCCGGGGGATTCTGTTGAGTTGTCGGCTCAGGGTAAGGCTGTTGAGGGTCAGTACAAGAACACTGTGCGGGCTTCGGCGGCTGATCCCAATGGTGGTCCTGACCTGAGTGCTTCGGATGATTCGTTCTACTTCGGCGCAGTGCCTGGTTTGACGGTGGAAAAGCTCGTCTCCACCAGCCAGGACGGGCCGTGGGGCGAGACTGAGACCATCAGTTCCGGTGACACCGTCTTCTGGAAGATCAGCGTGGCCAACACAGGCAATACGGTGCTTACGGATGTCCGCTTCGATGACCCTGCCTTGGGAGACATTGAGCCGGTAGCCACCCTCGCGCCGGGTGAGACGGCCAGCCGTGTCATCGCCCAGGCCAACGTCACCACGTCCTACCTCAACGTTGTGGTGGTCACCGCCACGGCACCTGGTGGGAAAGCTCCCTCAGGAAGTGATTCAAGTGAGGTGAATGTTCAGCCCGTAGCCGCTGATCCTCCCGCCGCGACGGATCCTCCTACCGCGACGGATCCTCCCGCCGCGACGGATCCTCCCGCCGCGACGGATCCTCCCGCCGCGACGGAAAAGCTGCCTGAAACGGGCGCAACCGGTCTTGTCGTCGCACTCTGGGGCGCAGTAGCGCTCTTGATAGCTGGAGGCGTGGCAGTGATTGCCGGCCGCCGACGTAAGAGGGCGTAG
- a CDS encoding putative iron ABC transporter, ATP-binding protein (identified by match to protein family HMM PF00005), with translation MITVRNVTKRYGGTTVLDDVSCEIPRGGITSIIGPNGAGKSTLLSLVSRLQPMDAGRISVAGLDVAATPSKELAKTMAILRQENHLTMRLTVRDLVAFGRFPHSGGRPTIEDLEHVDEAIRQLDLTSMADKFVDELSGGQRQRAYIAMVLAQDTEYLLLDEPLNNLDMKHSVEMMRLLRRLADELGKTVVLVVHDINFASCYSDTILAMKNGRLIHQGAPSDIMRAGMLYDVYDIDIRIEEIDGNRIGVYFA, from the coding sequence ATGATTACCGTCCGGAACGTCACCAAGCGCTACGGCGGCACCACCGTACTGGACGATGTCAGCTGCGAGATTCCCCGTGGCGGCATCACGTCCATCATCGGCCCCAACGGTGCGGGCAAATCCACACTGCTTTCGTTGGTCAGCCGCCTCCAGCCCATGGACGCCGGGAGAATTTCCGTAGCCGGGCTGGATGTGGCCGCGACACCCAGCAAAGAATTGGCCAAGACCATGGCCATCCTTCGGCAGGAAAACCACCTGACCATGCGGCTCACGGTCCGCGACCTCGTGGCGTTTGGGCGCTTCCCGCACAGCGGCGGCCGCCCGACGATCGAGGACTTGGAGCATGTGGACGAGGCCATCCGGCAGCTGGACCTCACATCCATGGCGGACAAGTTCGTGGACGAGCTCTCCGGCGGGCAGCGACAACGTGCCTATATTGCCATGGTCTTGGCGCAAGACACTGAATACCTGTTGCTCGACGAGCCGCTCAACAACCTGGACATGAAGCACTCAGTGGAAATGATGCGGCTGCTGCGGCGTTTGGCTGACGAACTCGGAAAGACCGTTGTGCTGGTGGTCCACGACATTAACTTTGCGTCCTGCTACTCGGACACCATCCTGGCCATGAAGAACGGCAGGCTCATCCACCAAGGCGCACCCTCGGACATCATGCGCGCCGGGATGCTGTACGACGTCTACGACATCGATATCCGCATCGAGGAAATCGACGGCAACCGCATCGGCGTCTACTTCGCCTGA
- a CDS encoding putative ABC-type Fe3+-siderophores transport system, permease component (identified by match to protein family HMM PF01032): protein MIAILAIAAVVLVAVFLTIDLKGNIAYILPRRAIKVSAMLLVAVAVGVSTLLFQTVTANRILTPSIMGFDSLYILVQTALAFVAGAATLATAPSTLKFGLEILLMVGFSAFLYRWMFTGATRSLHLLLLVGIVLGTLFRGFSSLLQRLMEPSEFIILQDLFFASFNNVDPGLLGVSALLVAAVCFGVWRMRHTLDVLALGREVAINVGVDHKRVVMRVLLACSLLVAISTALVGPVTFFGLLVVSLGYQLCRGFRHAWLLPIVVLIGAIALVGGQLLLERVFGFATALSVIIEFTGGILFLYLLLKGSLK, encoded by the coding sequence GTGATCGCCATTTTGGCGATTGCCGCCGTCGTGCTTGTTGCGGTGTTTCTGACCATCGACCTCAAGGGCAACATCGCCTACATCCTGCCGCGCCGGGCCATCAAGGTGTCCGCGATGCTGCTGGTGGCCGTGGCGGTGGGCGTGTCCACGCTGCTGTTCCAGACCGTTACGGCCAACCGGATCCTGACGCCGTCCATCATGGGCTTCGATTCCCTGTACATCCTGGTGCAGACCGCGCTGGCTTTCGTGGCCGGTGCTGCGACCCTGGCTACGGCTCCCTCCACGCTCAAGTTCGGGCTGGAGATCCTGCTGATGGTGGGGTTCAGCGCGTTCCTGTACCGGTGGATGTTCACCGGAGCCACGCGATCGCTGCATCTGCTGTTGCTCGTGGGAATTGTTCTGGGCACGTTGTTCCGCGGTTTCTCTTCGCTCCTGCAGCGGCTGATGGAGCCTAGCGAGTTCATCATCCTTCAGGACCTGTTCTTTGCCAGCTTCAACAATGTGGACCCGGGGCTCTTGGGTGTTTCCGCGCTTTTGGTGGCTGCGGTGTGCTTTGGCGTCTGGCGCATGAGGCACACCCTGGATGTCCTGGCGCTGGGCCGTGAAGTAGCCATCAACGTGGGCGTCGACCACAAGCGTGTGGTGATGCGTGTGTTGCTGGCATGCTCGCTGCTGGTGGCGATTTCCACTGCGCTGGTGGGTCCTGTGACGTTCTTCGGGCTCCTGGTGGTCAGCCTCGGCTATCAGCTCTGCCGTGGATTCCGGCACGCCTGGTTGCTGCCGATCGTGGTCCTCATTGGTGCGATCGCACTGGTGGGTGGCCAGCTGCTGCTGGAGCGTGTGTTCGGGTTCGCCACGGCTCTGAGCGTGATCATTGAGTTCACCGGCGGCATTCTCTTCCTTTACCTGTTGCTGAAAGGCTCACTGAAATGA